Part of the Imperialibacter roseus genome, CAAAGAAAGCCGCTGCTCCTAAGAAAGAAGCTGCACCCAAAGCAAAAGCTGCGAAGAAAGACAAGGACGCTGAGTAAATCACTCGGTTTAACTATATAAAAAAGCCCTGCTTGCAAAAGTGGGGCTTTTTGTGTTAAGCAAGCCCGTCGCTTCCCTTCCGTTAATTATACGCTACACTGCCAGCGGACTCGCAATAAGTGATTCGGCTATTTTGGTAGCCTTAAGCACGAGAAATTTCACAAAGTCATCGAGGTATTCGGCATCAACCGCTTTGGACTGCTCAAGCCAGGGATTCATGACGACCGAACGTAAGATGAAAAGCCCTTCACGCAAATACTCTTCTTTCGTAAAACCATAGCTGATCAGAATATCGCCGACTGACTCCCAGGAATACTGCTCACACCTGATTTGAGTTCTCGAAACAAAAAAAGCATGATCGTAAGGCATGAGGTGGCGCTTGTCCTCCGTTCTCAACGAGAAGGTTTCGTAAACTCCTCTATTTATGGTATTATTTTCCTTTAATGATGCCCCATTCAGCAGCACCAAATAGCAGACAACGTTTGTGTCGGGTTGGGTCAACGTTCGTATCGTTAACCTGGTGTTCTTAAACTGAGCTTCGTTAATTAACTGGTAGAGTCGCTGGGCTCCTGCCAATGACTGCCTGATGATTTTTCCATGGCCGTGTCGGTGAAGCGGGATCGTTCTGTGCGTTAACCAGGTCGCCAGGGCGGCGGCTCCCGGCTTGGATCCTTCAATGATATAGGGACCAATGGCTTCATCCAATACCCTGGTATCGAAAAAATTGGCGCTTGTCTGGTCGAGGATATAAGGCGCCTTTTGCCTTGCATAAAGTACGCTCCGCTTATCTTTAAAATTGATTACACCAGAGGGGTACGGGATGTATCCCAGCTTATGAGGATCGATTGTGACCGAATCTGCCAAATGAATAAATTCTATATCCTCGTTTTCAAACGCCTCTTTCCCAGCACCATCTGATTGCTCAGGGGCGTCTATGTAAAGGGTTCGCAAGTAGCCTCCCCAGGCTGCATCGGCATGAAGCCAAAACGATTTACATTTCTCCTTTTCGTACTTTTTCCTTGTCTTTTCGATATCCACCAGGGGATCGACTGCTCCTTCCTCAGTTGTGCCCATAATGCCTACCACGGCCACAATTGTTTGTGAAGCACTCATGCCCAGTATGGCCTCTTCAAGTTTTGGAATCGAAAGTCTGAAATTGTTGTCGACAGGCATAGGAATCACCTGGTCGTCGCCAAAGCCGAGCAGGTTGGCAATTTTCCGGATACTGTAGTGAGCAGCTTCCGAAACCAGAATAACTGGTTCCACCCCGACATCCCGGTAAAGCCCCACCCCTTTTTTACCAACGTTGTACCTGCTGGATTGAAAAGAATCCTCCAACCATTGATGAGCGTCGTCTGACTTACACTGTGCTGCCAGTCGTTCCGGGATATTCAGCCGTTCATCGAGTGTGAGGTTGAGCAGTGTAGCAACAGGCACTTCCCTGATGTCCTTCGAGTCTCCATTGGGTAACCCCACCTGGAATGCGATAGATTCCTCCCGGCAAAGTTCAGCCACCATCACGGGAATCCACTGCGTTTGCCGGGCCAACCAAAGCGCCTCCATATTGGCAATGGTGCCGCCAGAAGTAATATGAGACCAGCTTTTGTCTGTATCGTAGCCCAGCATGCCTGCAATCATTTTGCCGGCTTCTATTTCCAGTTTTACTGTTACCGGGGCTGCCTCATCTGACACATTGTTGGGATTGTACAACATACCAGCAAAATAGCCCATGATCCCTGGCATACTTGTTTCCGATATCATATGCGCCAGGTAGCGGGGAGAGTAAAAGGGATAGTCAGCTTTTAGCTGATTGAGGACAAAGTCGAGCTCGTTGCTCAATTTATCAAACCAAACGTCGTGCGAGCGTCGCTGCGCCCGGCCGAGAATAAGCGGGTCTTCCGGAAAATAATTCTTTCTCCAGTGGGCATAGTCCTGAAAAATGTAGTTGATAACTTCCTGCCATACCCCCGCCTGCTCTGACTTTGGCCCCAGAAACCAGGCACCCATTGGTAGCTCTTCTTCTCCCTTCCACATAAGTTATGTTTTTTCTTTTTACTATCTAAAGCTAGAAATACACCACCGCCCACCCTATGACTTTAGTCAGGTTCGATGAACACTTTTGCCATCATTTCTAATAAATCTAAATAAAAGACTTTTTAATCTTTTATTGTTTTACATTTGCCGAACCATTGCTAAATAACTCAAATACTATCTCCCCATGGACAATTCACCCCAGCACAGTTTTCATATCCCCGTTATGGGATTGGCTTACACCATTGATTCGCCAATAAAAGTGGCCCGGTTTGGTATATCCTCAGTGATGTCCATCATTGAGGACAATCTGATCGAGAAAATGAGGAGCTATTACTATGGGAAAATAAACGAGCCCTATCTGCCGATTTCCACTCATGAAGAAGATTACAGGGCTAAGCGTATCACCGACTACCTCAACCTTGTGAACCGAATTGTGTGCCAGCAGGTAGAAACCCTCCGAAATTCAACTTTTGAGGCGGGGTCAGAGATTGTCAAGTACTTCGAAATGCTCCCTGACGGCAACAAGGTCAAACAGCTATTTCAGCTCATAAATGAACTACAGGACCGGGAGGAACAGGAGCAACTCCAGAAGTACTTAAAAAGTCAGATCCAGCCGGGAAGTATCGATGTGAACATAATGACTAAGGTTGACAAAGTGAACACGGATGCCTTTGGTAAGCCGATAGAAGATGGATCGGATGCCCTTACCGCCCTCAGGGGGTATGTAAATAGTGATCTGGTCAACTCCTCTGTCGTGTTATCGGCGGGTATGAACCCCCGCCTGTTCAACTATATGGAAAAGCTGCATCAATTGGCCGCAAAGGGTTGGGGCGATTTTGAAAAGAAAATAGTTATTAAGGTAAGCGACTACAGATCGGCCCTGATTCAGGGCAAGTACCTGGCCAAGAAGGGCCTCTGGGTTAGTGAGTTCAGGATAGAGTCGGGGCTTAACTGCGGAGGACATGCTTTTGCTACTGACGGCCTCCTGCTGGGGCCAATTCTGAACGAGTTCAAAAACAAAAGAGCAGAATTGCGTATCGAACTATTTGAAATATACAACAGAGCACTCCAGGAAAAAGGCCTCCGCACCTATAATGAAGCTCACCCAATAAAAATCACAGTGCAGGGAGGCATAGGCACTTATGAGGAAGATCAGTTTCTCAGAAGGTTTATGGGAATGGACAGCACCGGCTGGGGCACACCATTTTTACTTGTACCAGAGGCCACCACCGTAGACGACAAGACGTTGCAGTTGCTGGCTAAAGCAGGGCAAGATGACCTCAAACTAAGCAAAAACTCCCCTCTCGGTGTGCGCTTTCATTACCTGAAAGGAACCAGTTCGGATGAGGAAAAACTTAATCGAATTAAAAAAGGTCGGCCCGGCAGTCCCTGCACAGAAAAATACCTCGTTTCCAATACCGAGTTTACCAAAGAGCCAATTTGTACTGCCTCCTACAAATACCAGAAATTAAAGGTAAAACAGTTGCAGGGGATGGAGCTCCCAGAAGATCAATACCAGCAGCAATTAAGCAATGTGCTCGATAAAGAATGTCTGTGCATCGGATTGAGCAATTCAGCGGTACACACTTACCAACTCAAGCCATTCAAAAAACTGGAGGCAGTTACTATTTGCCCGGGCCCAAACATTGTCAATTTTTCAGCAACATTGTCTCTTCAAGCTATGGTCGATCACATTTATGGCAGGGCCAATGTGATCTCCAACCCGCAAAGGCACCATATGTTTATCAGGGAACTACAGCTCTATATCGATCACCTGAAAGAATCGATGGAATTCAATAGCGGCGAGGTGGCTAGTAAAAAGGACAAATACCTCAAAACATTCCATGACAACTTGCTGGACGGCATAGCCTACTACAGGCATATTGTAGTCGACATCGCCCATGGTATCGAAGAGCTGAAATATCGGTTTCTAGACTCGCTTGAAAAAGAAGAACACAAACTTCGGTCGTTGTACGAAAACTACGTTAGCCATACAAATTCTCTTGAGGCAGTATAAAGCACCACATGAGCCCCTTGCAGAAGACTCGGGGGCGACATAACTTACGGACATGTTTTCAAAAGCCTGCGAATATGCCGTAAGAGCGGTCATGTACATTGCCATCAAAAGCGCTAAAGGGCTGAAACCGGGCTTCAAAGAAATCGCCAGGGAAATTGACGCCCCGGATCCGTTTGTTGGTAAAATCTTGCAACAGCTGGTCAGGGAAGGTATCATATCTTCCAATAAAGGCCCGAACGGCGGGTTTTATCTTCACCCCGAAGGCAAGCCTGTGCCACTGATGGACATTGTGAGGGTAATTGATGGCAAGGAGGTGTTCAGCCTCTGCGTGCTTGGGCTGAAGGACTGCTCGGACAAATTCCCATGCCCTATTCATCACGATGTAAAAGCCTTCCGGGATAAATTGAAGGAAAGCATGCAAAACCAGCACGTTCAGGATCTTGTGAAAAAAATAGAGCAAGGCAAAGTGTTTCTTAAAAACCATAGCATTAACAGCTAGAGAAGATTTGCGCAGCGGTGCACCTCGAAGCATTTGCAACTATTTTACCCCTCTCCTGAAACAATCTCTTCTGCTTACAAAGGCGAATCTATTGGAACCAGATGCGCTTTTTGAAAAGAACTGGCTCAAGACCCCAAAGGCTAACTTTTTCAGGCTCCTACACTCACCTTTCATCTACACGAAATAAGCTCAAGCAAAAGGTAATTTAATAAAAGACTTTTTAATCTTTTATTAATATATTTGTTGAGCAGACGAAATCCTCAGAGGCTAGTCAGTTGGAAGGCCTTTGTGCATTTCAGAATGACGCTGCAACTCAGCCTTTGCAGGTATGGGCGGCAGTTGACCAATATTATCTACCCAGAACAAAGAAAGGCATGGAACTAAACCAGGAAATTCTTAGTGACATTATCGTACACATGAAGTATGCACGGTACATTCCGGAGCTCAATCGCAGGGAACTATGGCCGGAAATCTGCGGTCGCTATGAAGAAATGATGGTGGACAAATACCCTCATATGCGAGAGGAGATTCGGGAAAACATGGCGTTTGTACTACAAAAAAAAGTACTTCCCTCCATGCGGGCCATGCAGTTTGCCGGTCCTCCTATTATTAAAAACAACAGTCGTATTTACAACTGTGCCTACTTGCCAGTAGACGATATCAGGGCGTTTTCTGAGGCCATGTTTCTACTACTGGGCGGAACTGGCGTTGGGTTTTCCGTTCAGTTGCACCACGTCAGTCAATTGCCTGCTGTTCAAAAGCCCGAGCGGAGAAGAAGATTTTTGGTCGGCGACAGCCTGGAGGGCTGGGCCGATTCCATCAAAATGATTATGAAAGCCTATTTTGGATTTCACAGCACTCTGCCTGACTTCGATTACTCGGATATACGGCCCAAGGGAGCGAGGCTGGTGACCGCCGGCGGCAAAGCGCCAGGCCCTGAACCTCTAAGAGTTTGCCATGCTCATGTCATCTCCGTTCTTGAAAGAAAGCAGAACGGTGAAAAGCTGTCCTCACTGGAGTGCCACGACATCATGTGTCATATTGCCAATGCAGTGCTTTCGGGTGGCATTCGCAGGTCAGCTATGATATCTCTTTTTTCGCCGCAAGATGATGAAATGCTGAGCTGCAAGTTTGGCAACTGGTGGGAGCTTAATGAGCAAAGAGGCCGGGCCAACAACTCCGTGGTGCTCACCAGAGACGGCACTACCAAAGAGTCTTTTATTAAGCTTTGGAAGAAAATAGAGCTGTCGGGCTCTGGAGAACCTGGTTTCTATTTCACCAATCACCCAGAGTGGGGAACCAACCCTTGCTGCGAAATTGCTTTGCGGCCTTTCCAGTTCTGTAACCTCTGCGAAATTAACGTTTCGGATGTAGAAACGCAGGAAGACTTGAACGCAAGGGCCAGAGCGGCTGGTTTTCTGGGCACACTTCAGGCCGGATTTACCGATTTCCATTACCTGAGGGAAGAATGGATTAAAACAACGGAGGAGGATGCTCTTATCGGCGTAGGAATGACGGGAATAGCCAGTGGGAGAGTTTTCCAAATGGATTTGAAGGAAGCGGCTGATGAAGTGAAGCATGTCAACATGGAGGTATCGGCGAAAATAGGGATAAACTTTGCTGCCAGGTGCACTACAATAAAACCCTCCGGCACCAGTTCACTTGTATTGGGCACCTCTTCTGGCATCCACGCCTGGCACAACGATTTCTACCTGAGAAGGGTAAGAATAGGTAAGAATGAAGCATTGTACCAATACTTGAAGGACAACCACCCTGAGCTGCTGGAAGACGACTTACTCAACGAGAAACAGGGCATTATCTGTATCCCCCAGAAGGCACCTAAAGGGAGCATTACACGAAGCGAAAGTGCCATGGATTTACTGGAAAGAATAAAAATCTTTAATACTGAGTGGGTGAGGAATGGATATCGTCTTGGCAACAATGCTAACAACGTATCGGCAACAGTGTCCATCAAAAAAGACGAATGGGAAAAAGTCGGACAATGGATGTGGGAGAACAAAGCATCCTATAATGGTTTGAGTGTGCTGCCGTTTGACAGTGGAAATTATCAGCAACCTCCATTTGAAGATATTACTGAGGAGAAATTCAATGAACTGGAAATAAGCTTACGCAGCATTGACCTCTCAAAGGTAGTGGAGGGGGAAGATGAGACCGACCTGCAAGCGGAGGCAGCGTGCGCCGGCGGTGCCTGCGCTATCGTTTAGCCCCTCTTCCCCAGCTCAATCAACTGCAGGTTCTTAACCCCCTCTGGCGTAAGATCAAACCGCATGATGGTGCGCATTTTGTGAAAGCCCTGCATGCCAGCTGCACCCGGGTTGATGTGGATCAGAGGAAGCCTTGCTTTGTCGGTAAGGACTTTCACTATATGAGAGTGCCCGCAGATAAAAAGATAAGGTTTGATCGTATCCAGTTGCTTTATTACCCTTCGGTTGTACCTGGGGGGGTAGCCGCCTATATGCGTGATCCAGATCGTTTTTTCTTCCCGTTCGAATACCTGGTCTTCCGGATATGAATGTCTCAGGTCAGCGCCGTCGATATTACCATATACGGCTACGACCGGCTTGAAGGCCTCCAGCTTATTCATGACCTCCTGGTCGCCAATGTCGCCAGCATGCCAAATTTCATCACACCCCGCAAAATATTCAAACACTCTTTCGTCCAGATAACCGTGCGTGTCTGAGATCAGTCCTATTTTTGTCATTATATATTCAATACGAATTCAGACAAATAAACAAGTTTAGAAAGAATATTTGGTAGGTTTACGATATTCGTTTCGCTACCCAGAATACTACACCAAATAGAAAAATGAACATTGATAGTCAGCATAGAATAGACTACAGTCAAATCAGAGCTAATCTGATTATTCTTTTCATTGTGGCGGTCTCAGTAGTGATTGGCGTGGCGCTATTCCTCAACGCCAGGCTCGACAGGTTCATTGCCATGAATGCCGACCTCGGCAAGGTAATTAATGTAGCTGGCAGACAGCGAATGTTGAGCCAAAATATCAGCAAAACAGGGCTGCTGATTTATTATTCCGATAGCCTTTCCATCGACCGAAAGAAAACAATCGATTCCCTTTCCCTTATTTTTGCAGAGGCTCATCGCTCACTGAAAGGAGACAATTTTGCCTTCCATGAAAATAAAGAGCAACGCACAAGGCTAGATTCTCTTTTTGACAAGCTTGAAATTTCTTTTCAGGGCCTGACCAGCACGGCCAAATCTATTGCTCATTCAAGCCCGGTGTCGAAACAAAATGCAGAAAGGCTTCTGGCATACGAATCGGACTTTCTACCCTTGATGGATGAAATCACCAATGAGTATGAGCGCCTCTCCTCCGAAGTATTGGATGAGATAGATAGTAGCACCACACTGGTCAATTATTCAATCGCTATTTCAGTATTACTTTCAGCAATTACGGTGCTACTGGTCACACTAAATGCCATCAAGCACTATTCTGTAAGGCTTGAACAAACGAGAGAAGATTTAGAAAAATCAGTTAGCCAGGAAAAGTTAAAAGCCGATAAGCTTGAGTTTCTAACACGGTCAATTAAGGTTGGTATTTGGGAAAAAAGTGTTTCTGACGGCGCAGAGAGGTGGTCGGAAGCACTCTACACCCTGCTAGGGTACAAAAAAGACGAGATAAGACCTACGTCGGAGACATTTCTTAGCCTGGTGCATCCGGCTGATGTTCCCATACTTATGGACTCCACGGATTCATCCATAAAAACTGGCCTTCCCTCAACCATAGAGGTGAGAGTGAAGATGAAGAGCGGGGATTACAAATGGGTAGAGGCCACCGGCAATACGCAACGCTCTGAGAATGGGAAAATTTCCTTACTCATTGCCGGCATTGTTGACATCCATGACCGCAAAGTGCTTGAAATGCAGCTCAAGGCCTTTATCGAAAGGGCTCCTGCGTCGATTGCAATGTTCAACAAAGAACTACGGTACATAGCGGCCAGCCAAAAATGGGTAGAAGAATACAACATTCAAGATCAGGTCATTATCGGGAAAAGCCACTACGATATTTTTCCTGAAGTAAGTGACAGCTGGAAAGATATCCACAGAAAATGCCTGAATGGTGCTGTTGAAATGAGAGACGAAGATCCATTTGAACGAGCAGACGGCACGATCCAATGGCTAAAATGGGAGGTGAGGCCATGGTACATCGACCAGGACACTGTTGGAGGCATCCTGATGTTCACAGAAGACGTCACCAACAATAGACTCAAGAAGGAAGAGCTGCAAAAAGCAAAAGAGGTCGCCGAAGAAGCTTCCAAGGCCAAGGAGCAGTTTTTGGCCACCATGAGCCATGAAATACGCACTCCTCTGAACGCCATCAACGGCATTACCCAAATCCTTTTGCTGGAAAACCCAAGGTTCGATCAAAAGGAGCACCTCAACCTGCTCAAATTTTCTGGCGAAAGTCTGCTAAGCCTCATCAACGACATCCTCGATATATCTAAAATAGAGGCCGGAAAATTGGTGCTTGACTATGCGCCATTCGATTTTTTCTATTTGGTGAATGCGATTAAAAGCTCATTGGTTTTTCGGGCAAAGGAAAATCTGGTCACGGTAGAGGTAGACTACGATAAAAACCTTCCCCATGCGTTTATAGGTGATGACACGAGGGTCACACAAGTTCTGTACAATTTAGCTGGCAACGCTATTAAATTTACCGAAAATGGCAACGTGACCATTTCGGCCAAATCATTAAGCCGAAGGGATAACTTTTGCAAAATGCGGGTGTCAATAACCGACACAGGAATTGGCATGTCCGAAGAACAGCAAAAGGGTATTTTTGAAGCATTTAGTCAGGCTGAAGGTGGAACTACCAGAAAATATGGAGGAACAGGTCTTGGCTTGTACATCACAAGGAAAATTTTGGAGATGATGGGTTCCGAAATTCAGTTGCAAAGTAAACCTGGAGAAGGTTCAACCTTCTTTTTCGATATCGAACTTGAGGAAACCACTCTCGAAGTGGAATTGACCAGGAAGTCGGTACAAAAAAGCAAAGACTTCAATGGCAAGGATATACATCTGCTGGTGGCGGAAGACAACACCGCCAATCAAATCATCATGAAGAAGTTCCTCAAGTATGTGGATGTTACTTTTGACATTGCAGCCAATGGATTAGAAGCTTTTGATGCCCTGCAAAAAAAGACATATGATTTGGTGCTGATGGATCTCCAAATGCCGGTAATGGATGGGTTTACGGCGACTATTAAAATACGGGGCAGCGCCGACGAGTATTTCCAGAATATCCCCATCGTTGCGTTAACGGCTGACGCATTCTCCAATATTCGGGAAAAAACGTTTGCCGTTGGTATGACTGACTATCTCAGCAAACCATTTAAACCAGCCGATCTTTATGCCATTATTGAGAAATATGCCGGACGAGTAAAAAAGGAAGTGACAGTGGCTGATTCTTCTCTAAAGAGTAAAATCTATGAGTTAGGAGAAGGCGACAAGGAATTTGTAATGGAGTTTTCCAACAACAGCGTGCAAAACTACATCGAGTTTGTCAGCGATTTGAAGAAGTCGATTAAGGAGAGAGACCTTGACCTATTGCACACAATCGCTCATAAAATCAAGTCGCTAAATATGCTTTTTGAGTTGGAAACGCTGGAATCGAAGATCGATGAACTTAAGTCACACAAAGCATCTTTTTTCTCAGAAACATCGCTTGTTGAAGTTATACAGAAGGAAGCTGGCGCTGTAATAGAAGAAATAAAAAACACCATATTGAATGACTGAAACAGATGTGGTAATTGAAAACAATAAAGCGTTTGACGTCCCTCCTGAAAAGGGAGGGGGTAACTTTTCGGATTTGAAATGGTTGCAAACACACTTGATCAGAATAGTGGCGGCGCTGGGGGCCACGAAGCCAAATCCTTTGCCAAACAGCAAACACCGACCAGTTCTTAACAAGGTTATTTAGCATATTGATGTTGTCATTAGAAAAGAAAAAATCTCTTAGAGTGTGCGGCCTGGCATCGCTCACCATTGCCTTGATAGTAATGGTGGGGTGGTTGCTCGATTTATCCTACTTAAAAGATTTGGGAGTAGCCGGAGCGAGTATGAAGTTTAATACAGCTCTGGGCTTTTCTCTGCTGGGACTGGCACTTATAGGTAAGGCCTACGAGCGAAAATGGGCAGTGGTCGTCCTAACCATTTTCCTTAGCCTCCTCGCCCTTGTAACATTAGCTGAATATATTTTTGGCATTAGTCTGGGAATAGACCAACTATTTGTAACCGATCGGCGGAGTGTGAAATATCCCGGAAGAATGTCCACAGGTAGCTCCACTGCATTTCTTTTAACGGCTTTTGCGCTTACCAATTTAACAAGCCGCAGATGGTATCTCCGGCTAAAGCAATATGGCCTCCACCTGGTTTCATTTATGGCGCTCCTGTCCATTGTGGGAGTGGCGTTTGGGTTGTCGCCAAACGACAGGCTGATTTTTATTTCATCAATGGCATTGCACACAGCCATATTATTCTTGGCTACCTCCATTTGCCTTTCAAGCCTCTCACAATTTGGCTTAGCTAATATTTTGACGGGCGAAAAGCCAGGAAATATACTGTCCCGAAGAATGTTCGCACAGATGACGGGAACAGTTCTGATTGCTGGCTATTTGCTGACTACCCTTGAATCTCATCAATTCATAACGGCCAAGACATCCACAGTACTAATTGGTGTTATTTCGTTGTTCTTTAGCCTGATTTATGTTGGTCTCATTGCCAAGCGCCTCAATTTGTCTCATGACATAAGGCGATATACTGAAAAGCAGTTGCAGTCGTATAACGAAGCGCTGGAGTCAAAAGTGGCAGAGCAAACAAAATCAATGAAAACTACGCTGGACCGCCTCTACGATATTAATCGGGTGGCCATGGTTGGCGGATGGGAGGCTGATCTGGCAACCAATAAAGTCACCTGGAGCACCACAACCAAGCGTATCCACGAAGTGCCTGAGGACTACCAACCCGATCTGTCAACCGCTATTAAGTTTTACAAAGAAGGTGAAGACCGCAACGCCATGGCCAAAACCGTCAATGACGCCATTTCGCTTGGCTTACCATGGGACGTAGAACTAAGAATAATTACCCCAACAGGCAAAGAAAAATGGGTAAGGGCAATAGGTAAACCAATTTTTGAAAATGGTAAGTGTATGAGGTTAAACGGTACTTTTCAAGACATTGACAAAAGAAAACGGGTAGAAATAGAGGCAACGGAAGGGCGAGAATTTTTACAAACACTTATTGACAACATTCCTGTTAATATTTACGCTAAGGATATTGAGTCAAGAAAGATCCTCATTAACAAAGCCGAGTTGTCGCTTATGGGTCTCAACGATAAGGCGTTGGTTATAGGCAAAACAGATCATGAGTTGTTCCCGAAAGCGTCTGCTGACTTATCTAAGGCGGAAGACTTACAAGTATTTTCGACGGGAGAGCCTATATTGGGCGTGGAGACCTCCATGACATTGAACTCAGGAGAAACTCGTTGGTTTCTGACATCAAAAATACCGATAAAAAACACAGAAGGAACTATCACTGGCCTGCTTGGGGTTAGCGTGGACATTACCGACAGAAAGCACAGTGAAGAAACACTTAAGGGGGCTGCCACCTTTAAAACGCAACACCAGGAGCTAAAGGACTTTTCTTCTACCCTTTCCGAACAGCTTCTGAATCCTTTGGTAAGTTTACTCAAAGAGATTGAAACTACCGGTGGGGAAAATGAGGAAAAGCTGGTTAGTAATGTAAACAGGCTTCAAACGTCAATAAGAACGACGGTGAAAGCGATTGAGGACTTTACGCTTTCGATAAAAAACACTGATTCAGGTAACTGGCGTAATATCAAATAGTAAGTCAGAAGGTATTATTTAAAGGAAAGTTTGCGTCTGCTTACACATGGGGGTATGCCACAAAGCTATATTGCAGTACCTTTGCAGTGTTTTATTACAGAATAATTTTTCTGCATACTATGGAAATTGTAAAAATACTGATTTGCGAGGATGATGAGGCGCTGAGCTCTCTGATACGATTTAAACTCTCCAGAGCTGGCTATCGGAATTGTGAGGTAGCTGCAGACGGCAAAAAGGCAAAAGAGATGATACAAGACAATGAGTATGACTTAGTCATTACAGATATCCATATGCCTTACGCCTCAGGGCTGGAGCTGACCACCTATATAAGAGAGGAGCTAAAAAGGCAAACACCCATCATCATATTATCATCAGAAGGAGTCGAAAATACCGTGCTTCAAAGCTTCAATTTGGGCATCAACGATTTTCTTACAAAGCCATTTAGCCCGCAAGAGCTTGTCATAAGGGTGAAAAAATTGCTTGGGCATCAATAGTTTCATCACAGAAAGCCTTGATTCCAATAGAGCTCATATACTTCCTTAATACGTTAATGGCGACGGCCGCTATTGGAGTGGTAATCCTGATTATTGTGCTAAAGGTCAGAAAAAAATACCGATATGAAAGTGAGAAAAGTCTACTCAAAGTAATAGAGAAGGACCTTAACAACTATTTGATATCTTCCACTGAG contains:
- a CDS encoding glycyl radical enzyme family protein, whose amino-acid sequence is MELNQEILSDIIVHMKYARYIPELNRRELWPEICGRYEEMMVDKYPHMREEIRENMAFVLQKKVLPSMRAMQFAGPPIIKNNSRIYNCAYLPVDDIRAFSEAMFLLLGGTGVGFSVQLHHVSQLPAVQKPERRRRFLVGDSLEGWADSIKMIMKAYFGFHSTLPDFDYSDIRPKGARLVTAGGKAPGPEPLRVCHAHVISVLERKQNGEKLSSLECHDIMCHIANAVLSGGIRRSAMISLFSPQDDEMLSCKFGNWWELNEQRGRANNSVVLTRDGTTKESFIKLWKKIELSGSGEPGFYFTNHPEWGTNPCCEIALRPFQFCNLCEINVSDVETQEDLNARARAAGFLGTLQAGFTDFHYLREEWIKTTEEDALIGVGMTGIASGRVFQMDLKEAADEVKHVNMEVSAKIGINFAARCTTIKPSGTSSLVLGTSSGIHAWHNDFYLRRVRIGKNEALYQYLKDNHPELLEDDLLNEKQGIICIPQKAPKGSITRSESAMDLLERIKIFNTEWVRNGYRLGNNANNVSATVSIKKDEWEKVGQWMWENKASYNGLSVLPFDSGNYQQPPFEDITEEKFNELEISLRSIDLSKVVEGEDETDLQAEAACAGGACAIV
- a CDS encoding ATP-binding protein; its protein translation is MNIDSQHRIDYSQIRANLIILFIVAVSVVIGVALFLNARLDRFIAMNADLGKVINVAGRQRMLSQNISKTGLLIYYSDSLSIDRKKTIDSLSLIFAEAHRSLKGDNFAFHENKEQRTRLDSLFDKLEISFQGLTSTAKSIAHSSPVSKQNAERLLAYESDFLPLMDEITNEYERLSSEVLDEIDSSTTLVNYSIAISVLLSAITVLLVTLNAIKHYSVRLEQTREDLEKSVSQEKLKADKLEFLTRSIKVGIWEKSVSDGAERWSEALYTLLGYKKDEIRPTSETFLSLVHPADVPILMDSTDSSIKTGLPSTIEVRVKMKSGDYKWVEATGNTQRSENGKISLLIAGIVDIHDRKVLEMQLKAFIERAPASIAMFNKELRYIAASQKWVEEYNIQDQVIIGKSHYDIFPEVSDSWKDIHRKCLNGAVEMRDEDPFERADGTIQWLKWEVRPWYIDQDTVGGILMFTEDVTNNRLKKEELQKAKEVAEEASKAKEQFLATMSHEIRTPLNAINGITQILLLENPRFDQKEHLNLLKFSGESLLSLINDILDISKIEAGKLVLDYAPFDFFYLVNAIKSSLVFRAKENLVTVEVDYDKNLPHAFIGDDTRVTQVLYNLAGNAIKFTENGNVTISAKSLSRRDNFCKMRVSITDTGIGMSEEQQKGIFEAFSQAEGGTTRKYGGTGLGLYITRKILEMMGSEIQLQSKPGEGSTFFFDIELEETTLEVELTRKSVQKSKDFNGKDIHLLVAEDNTANQIIMKKFLKYVDVTFDIAANGLEAFDALQKKTYDLVLMDLQMPVMDGFTATIKIRGSADEYFQNIPIVALTADAFSNIREKTFAVGMTDYLSKPFKPADLYAIIEKYAGRVKKEVTVADSSLKSKIYELGEGDKEFVMEFSNNSVQNYIEFVSDLKKSIKERDLDLLHTIAHKIKSLNMLFELETLESKIDELKSHKASFFSETSLVEVIQKEAGAVIEEIKNTILND
- a CDS encoding RrF2 family transcriptional regulator; this translates as MFSKACEYAVRAVMYIAIKSAKGLKPGFKEIAREIDAPDPFVGKILQQLVREGIISSNKGPNGGFYLHPEGKPVPLMDIVRVIDGKEVFSLCVLGLKDCSDKFPCPIHHDVKAFRDKLKESMQNQHVQDLVKKIEQGKVFLKNHSINS
- a CDS encoding metallophosphoesterase family protein; translated protein: MTKIGLISDTHGYLDERVFEYFAGCDEIWHAGDIGDQEVMNKLEAFKPVVAVYGNIDGADLRHSYPEDQVFEREEKTIWITHIGGYPPRYNRRVIKQLDTIKPYLFICGHSHIVKVLTDKARLPLIHINPGAAGMQGFHKMRTIMRFDLTPEGVKNLQLIELGKRG
- a CDS encoding pyridoxal phosphate-dependent decarboxylase family protein yields the protein MWKGEEELPMGAWFLGPKSEQAGVWQEVINYIFQDYAHWRKNYFPEDPLILGRAQRRSHDVWFDKLSNELDFVLNQLKADYPFYSPRYLAHMISETSMPGIMGYFAGMLYNPNNVSDEAAPVTVKLEIEAGKMIAGMLGYDTDKSWSHITSGGTIANMEALWLARQTQWIPVMVAELCREESIAFQVGLPNGDSKDIREVPVATLLNLTLDERLNIPERLAAQCKSDDAHQWLEDSFQSSRYNVGKKGVGLYRDVGVEPVILVSEAAHYSIRKIANLLGFGDDQVIPMPVDNNFRLSIPKLEEAILGMSASQTIVAVVGIMGTTEEGAVDPLVDIEKTRKKYEKEKCKSFWLHADAAWGGYLRTLYIDAPEQSDGAGKEAFENEDIEFIHLADSVTIDPHKLGYIPYPSGVINFKDKRSVLYARQKAPYILDQTSANFFDTRVLDEAIGPYIIEGSKPGAAALATWLTHRTIPLHRHGHGKIIRQSLAGAQRLYQLINEAQFKNTRLTIRTLTQPDTNVVCYLVLLNGASLKENNTINRGVYETFSLRTEDKRHLMPYDHAFFVSRTQIRCEQYSWESVGDILISYGFTKEEYLREGLFILRSVVMNPWLEQSKAVDAEYLDDFVKFLVLKATKIAESLIASPLAV